ATTCAGAATCTAAAGCAGAGCACTTCGTGACTCAATCGTATTCCCTCCAGGTGTGCTTGCAGCGGGTGCACCTGAAGAACCTTGTTTCAGATTCGTCAGCCCTTCTTGTCTGCTGCAGCCACCAGAATGCCTCCATGTTACCGCATTTTGGGCATTCCACCCTTGTTGTTGGTAATGTGCTTACATCATCTCCTGTGAATATGACGTTGTCCTTTGATTCAACTTCCTCTGAAAAGTTGTATTTGTCCTTGAGTTTATCTGTGATATTCTTTTCATAGCCACACTGACAGCTGAATTTTCCCTTCGCAGGAAACATTACAGCTCCGCACCTGGGACAGAACTCCATTTTCTTCCTCCTGATAAGAGAAACTAAATTTTTTTGATTTTTAAAATTTTTCTGCGATTAGACTTATAATTTTTTTGATTTAATTTACTCCATTCTGGTTTCTAATGGATTTTATGAAGTCATCAAGTATCCTTGAATGATCAAATGCGAGGTTATCATAGGGTATATCATCAATATGGAACACCCCGGCTTCGGCGGCATCGGATCCCGCAACGGGTCTCCCTGAAGCAACTGCAGTGAAGCAGATGCTCACGGTGTGCCCCCTAGGATCCCTTGAGGGGTCCGAGTATACGCCAAGAAGGCCCTCAAGTTCCACCTCAAGTCCGGTCTCCTCGAGGGCCTCCCTCCTTGCAGCCTCCTCCACTGTTTCTCCATATTCAACGAATCCCCCTGGAATGGCCCATGAGCCCTCATATGGTGGCTTTCCCCTCCTTACAAGCACCACGGTGTCCTCTGATAACCTTATTATCACATCCACTGTGAGTACTGGTGCCCTCATATCAATACCTCATGCGCTGCCCCTTGACTCGCCCAGTTTAACTCCTGATGCGATGAGATGTGCCGCCCGGAGGGGCTCGGGAATGGAGCTCCTGGTCGTTGAGAGCCTCACAATCTCAGCTGCATCCTCCGGGTCTATACCCGCTGTCTGTATGTAAACTGTCTCGGTGGATTCCACGGGGTGGATCTCCCCAGCGTTTTCTATCATCTGCCACCTCTTCTTCCAGTCAGGGAATCTGTGCTTCAGGGCCCTCCTTATCCTCTCAAGGTCGGGGTATTTGCGTACAACCACTATGACCGGAATTCCAGTTCTTGAGGATATCTCATTTATATCCGCCACGTTGAAGCCGCCGAAGGTGAGGCCGTCCAGCATTATAACCCTCAGCTGGTTGAGGTGCCTTGAGCCATTCACCATTTCAACTATCTTCTCGGTGGCATCATCCCCATCCACCCTTATCTTCGTTGTGAGGACCCCGTCAAGCCAGTGCCCTCCCCTGAAGACTGTGCCCACAAGAAGCACGTCCTCGTCACTTCTGGGTGTGAATGGGGCATCATCTATTCCGAGAATCCTTATCTCGGATTTTATCTGCCTGAAATTACGGTTCTCCATAAAAATAGTTAGGCTGACTCTATGAGTGACCTGAACTCATCGCATCTCTCAATGAGAGTCTCGGCAGCCTTAATAAGTGACTTCTTGGGGCTCCTTGCCCTTATGTAAAGCTGTGGTTCCCCCACTATTGGGTGGTCGATGGAGTAGGCCGCAGCCTTAACGGTTTCATCCTCCATCAGTATGCTTCTCAGTACATTGCAGAGGGTGTGTGTTTCACCCTCGAATACTATCTCCATTTCATATCTCTTGTTAAGAATGACTTCCATTTTTAATTACCCCTTAACCTTCATAATTAGCTGATAGCTTCCTTTTTTCCCTGTTTTCACAGTTGGGACACTTCACCTCGTCCCTGCCGTTCATCTCCATGAAGTGCCTGCACCTTGTGCACATGGCCTTTATGACACCCAGGTCACGGGAGGAGGTCTGGAGGTCTATACCATCAAGGCCCATAACCTTTGTAACCCTTGCCTCCACTATATCCCCTATCCTGAAGGCCTCTGTAAGTTTCGAGAGGTAGCCCTTCTTTGCCTGTGAAACATGGACGCCACCAACAAAGTAGGTTGCAAGGGCCCTC
This DNA window, taken from Methanothermobacter sp., encodes the following:
- a CDS encoding DUF99 family protein, which produces MENRNFRQIKSEIRILGIDDAPFTPRSDEDVLLVGTVFRGGHWLDGVLTTKIRVDGDDATEKIVEMVNGSRHLNQLRVIMLDGLTFGGFNVADINEISSRTGIPVIVVVRKYPDLERIRRALKHRFPDWKKRWQMIENAGEIHPVESTETVYIQTAGIDPEDAAEIVRLSTTRSSIPEPLRAAHLIASGVKLGESRGSA
- a CDS encoding exosome complex RNA-binding protein Csl4, which gives rise to MKVKSGDIVFPGDFLAVSEEALPSEGTYDDNGEIKSLVVGEVARDDKKKSIKVISKFSTPPVIRAGSRVIGEVIDLKGQRALVRIHSIKGNRRALATYFVGGVHVSQAKKGYLSKLTEAFRIGDIVEARVTKVMGLDGIDLQTSSRDLGVIKAMCTRCRHFMEMNGRDEVKCPNCENREKRKLSANYEG
- a CDS encoding transcription factor S, which translates into the protein MEFCPRCGAVMFPAKGKFSCQCGYEKNITDKLKDKYNFSEEVESKDNVIFTGDDVSTLPTTRVECPKCGNMEAFWWLQQTRRADESETRFFRCTRCKHTWREYD
- a CDS encoding DNA-directed RNA polymerase subunit L, encoding MEVILNKRYEMEIVFEGETHTLCNVLRSILMEDETVKAAAYSIDHPIVGEPQLYIRARSPKKSLIKAAETLIERCDEFRSLIESA
- a CDS encoding NUDIX hydrolase, with translation MRAPVLTVDVIIRLSEDTVVLVRRGKPPYEGSWAIPGGFVEYGETVEEAARREALEETGLEVELEGLLGVYSDPSRDPRGHTVSICFTAVASGRPVAGSDAAEAGVFHIDDIPYDNLAFDHSRILDDFIKSIRNQNGVN